In a single window of the Rhodoferax saidenbachensis genome:
- a CDS encoding fumarylacetoacetate hydrolase family protein: MQLTPANTLPHDGTTGALAARIWREDLQGPSVVALREGAVIDITRSFPTMRDLCEAPDPAAALRAAQGEVMGSIAEVLANTPPATRDPSRPWLLAPCDLQAIKAAGVTFATSMLERVIEEKARGNPAAAATIRTEIAALIGDDLSRLKPGSDAAMALKQVLLQQGAWSQYLEVGIGPDAEIFTKAPAMAAVGTGFDAGLHPSSTWNNPEPEVVLAVNSRGSIVGASLGNDVNLRDVEGRSALLLGKAKDNNASAAIGPFIRFFDNSFSLDDVRQATLMLRVEGTDGFVMDGFSSMARISRDPADLAAQMMGPHHQYPDGAMLFLGTLFAPVQDRDTPGGGFTHKLGDLVTITTPKLGTLTNRMQQTDHCPPWTFGVSHLMRNLAKRGLL, encoded by the coding sequence ATGCAACTTACACCCGCCAACACCTTGCCCCACGACGGCACCACCGGCGCCCTGGCAGCCCGCATATGGCGCGAGGACCTGCAGGGCCCCAGCGTCGTGGCGCTGCGTGAGGGAGCCGTCATCGATATCACGCGCAGCTTTCCCACCATGCGCGACCTGTGCGAGGCACCCGACCCGGCGGCGGCCTTGCGGGCCGCGCAAGGCGAGGTCATGGGGTCCATTGCAGAGGTGTTGGCCAACACGCCGCCCGCCACCCGCGACCCCAGCCGCCCCTGGTTGCTGGCGCCGTGTGATCTGCAAGCCATCAAGGCGGCAGGCGTCACCTTTGCCACGTCCATGCTGGAGCGCGTGATTGAGGAAAAGGCGCGTGGCAACCCGGCCGCAGCGGCCACCATCCGCACCGAAATTGCAGCCTTGATTGGCGATGACCTGTCGCGCCTGAAGCCCGGCTCGGATGCAGCCATGGCGCTCAAGCAGGTGTTGCTACAACAAGGGGCCTGGAGCCAGTACCTCGAAGTGGGCATTGGCCCGGACGCCGAGATATTCACCAAAGCCCCCGCTATGGCAGCCGTGGGCACCGGGTTTGACGCCGGTCTGCACCCTTCTTCCACCTGGAACAACCCCGAGCCCGAAGTGGTGCTGGCGGTCAATTCGCGCGGCAGCATCGTTGGCGCCAGCCTGGGGAACGATGTGAACTTGCGCGATGTAGAGGGCCGCTCCGCCCTGCTGCTGGGCAAGGCCAAGGACAACAATGCGTCGGCCGCCATCGGCCCGTTCATTCGTTTCTTCGACAACAGCTTTTCACTGGACGACGTGCGCCAGGCCACGCTGATGCTGCGCGTGGAGGGCACCGATGGGTTTGTCATGGACGGCTTCTCCAGCATGGCCCGTATCAGCCGCGACCCTGCAGACCTGGCCGCGCAGATGATGGGCCCACACCACCAGTACCCCGATGGCGCCATGCTGTTCCTCGGCACGCTGTTTGCCCCGGTGCAAGACCGCGACACACCCGGTGGCGGCTTCACCCACAAGCTGGGCGACCTCGTGACCATCACCACCCCCAAGCTGGGCACCCTGACCAACCGCATGCAGCAAACCGACCATTGCCCCCCTTGGACTTTTGGCGTTTCGCACCTGATGCGCAATCTGGCCAAGCGCGGATTGCTCTAG
- a CDS encoding NAD-dependent succinate-semialdehyde dehydrogenase, which translates to MDMKTSPLALLNDPTLLKTDGLINGQWVKGSSRFDVNDPSNGAKLADVANLGPKDAEAAIAAANAAWPAWRAKTGKERSIILRKWFDLLMANQEDLGRLMTAEQGKPFAEAKGEVAYGASFVEWFAEEAKRVNGETLPQFDNNRRLMVIKQPVGVCAAITPWNFPLAMITRKVAPALAAGCPVVIKPAELTPLTALAAAELAIRAGIPAGVLNILSADSANSIAIGKVICASDVVRHISFTGSTEVGRILMAQSAPTIKKMSLELGGNAPFIVFDDADIDSAVEGAFASKYRNAGQTCVCTNRFYVQEGVYDQFVEKFAAKVKTAKVGNGFEDGVNQGPLIEDAAVDKVERHVKDAIAKGGRVLVGGHRLTSVGKQFFEPTVVADATADMQCAKEETFGPFAPVFKFKTEQEAIDAANNTEFGLASYFYSRDIGRIYRVGEALEYGMVGINVGILATEHVPFGGMKQSGLGREGSHFGMDDYVEIKYLCIGDIQK; encoded by the coding sequence ATGGACATGAAGACCTCCCCCCTCGCCCTACTGAACGACCCCACCCTGCTCAAGACCGACGGCCTGATCAACGGCCAGTGGGTCAAGGGCAGCTCACGTTTTGATGTAAATGACCCCTCCAACGGCGCCAAGCTGGCCGACGTGGCCAACCTGGGCCCCAAAGACGCCGAGGCCGCCATTGCCGCAGCCAATGCCGCCTGGCCCGCCTGGCGTGCCAAGACCGGCAAAGAGCGCAGCATCATCCTGCGCAAGTGGTTCGACCTGTTGATGGCGAATCAGGAAGACCTGGGCCGCCTGATGACTGCCGAGCAAGGCAAGCCGTTTGCAGAGGCGAAAGGCGAAGTCGCCTACGGCGCCAGCTTTGTCGAATGGTTTGCGGAAGAAGCCAAACGCGTCAATGGCGAAACCCTGCCCCAGTTCGACAATAACCGCCGCCTAATGGTCATCAAACAACCCGTCGGTGTGTGCGCCGCCATCACGCCGTGGAACTTCCCGCTGGCCATGATTACGCGCAAAGTGGCGCCTGCACTGGCCGCCGGTTGCCCCGTCGTTATCAAGCCCGCTGAACTGACCCCCCTGACCGCGCTGGCCGCTGCCGAGCTGGCCATCCGCGCCGGCATTCCTGCCGGTGTGCTCAACATCCTGAGCGCCGACAGCGCCAACTCCATCGCCATCGGCAAGGTCATCTGCGCCAGCGATGTAGTGCGCCACATCAGCTTCACCGGCTCCACCGAAGTCGGCCGCATCCTGATGGCGCAAAGCGCACCCACTATCAAGAAAATGTCGCTGGAGTTGGGCGGTAACGCACCGTTCATTGTGTTTGACGACGCCGACATCGACAGCGCCGTCGAAGGCGCCTTCGCCAGCAAATACCGCAACGCCGGCCAGACCTGCGTCTGCACCAACCGCTTCTATGTGCAAGAGGGCGTGTACGACCAGTTCGTGGAGAAGTTCGCCGCCAAGGTCAAGACGGCCAAGGTCGGCAACGGCTTTGAAGACGGCGTGAACCAGGGCCCGCTGATTGAAGACGCTGCCGTCGACAAGGTCGAACGCCATGTGAAAGACGCCATTGCCAAGGGCGGTCGCGTGCTGGTCGGAGGCCATCGCCTGACTTCTGTGGGCAAACAATTCTTCGAACCCACCGTGGTGGCCGACGCCACCGCCGACATGCAGTGCGCCAAGGAAGAAACCTTTGGCCCCTTCGCCCCCGTGTTCAAGTTCAAAACCGAGCAGGAAGCCATTGACGCGGCCAACAACACCGAGTTCGGCCTGGCCAGCTACTTCTACAGCCGCGACATCGGCCGTATCTACCGTGTGGGCGAAGCGCTGGAGTACGGCATGGTGGGTATCAACGTCGGCATTCTGGCAACTGAACACGTGCCCTTTGGCGGCATGAAACAGTCCGGCCTGGGCCGCGAAGGCTCGCACTTCGGCATGGACGACTATGTGGAGATCAAGTACCTCTGCATTGGGGATATTCAGAAGTAA